The stretch of DNA CGGTGCGCTGCCCGTGGTCAGCGCCGTGCTCGGGATGCCGCTGAGCCTGGTGTTCACCCCGGACGCCTACTACTTCGGCGTCGTGCCGGTGCTGGCCGAGACCACCGCCGCGCTCGGCGGCGACCCGCTGTCGGTCGGCCGGGCCGCGGTGCTCGGGCAGATGACCACCGGTTTCCCGCTGAGCCCGCTGACCGCCTCCACGTTCATCCTGCTCGGCATGACCGGCGTGGACCTCGGCGAGCACCAGCGGTTCATCTTCAAGTGGGCGTTCGGCACGACGCTGGTGATGAGCGCGGTGGCGCTGCTGACGGGAGCCCTGTGAACCGGACGACTGTGAACCGGACGACTGTGAACCGGACGACTGCGAACCGGACGACGCGGATCGGCAGCGGAGCGGGTTTCGCCGGAGACCGGATCGAGCCCGCGGCGGCGCTGGCCGAGCACGCCGGGCTCGACGACCTGGTGCTGGAGTGCCTCGCCGAACGCACCATCGCGCTCGGCCAGCAGCGCAGGCTCGCCGACCCGGCCACCGGCTACGACCCGATGCTGCGCGCCCGGCTGCGCAGGTTGCTGCCGGTGGCGGCGCGGCGCGGGGTGCGGCTGGTGAGCAACATGGGCGCGGCGAACCCTCCGGCCGCGGCCGAGGTGGCTCGCGATCTGCTGCGCGAGCACGGCCTCACCGGCCGGGTGGCCGTGCTGACCGGCGATGACGTGCTGGATCGGATCGATCTGTCGGCCCCGGCGCTGGAGGACGGCAGGCCGCTCGGCGAGCACGGCGAAGTCGTCTCGGCGAACGCCTACCTCGGTGCCGAGGACCTGCTGCCCGCGTTGCGGACCGGCGCCTCGGTGGTGCTGACCGGACGGGTCGCCGATCCGTCGCTGTTCCTGGCGCCGATCGCGCACCGCCTCGGCTGGGACCTGCGCGATCCGGCGCTCGCCGCGGCGGGAACGCTGACCGGGCACCTGCTGGAGTGCGCGGGCCAGGTCACCGGCGGCTACTTCGCCGACCCGGGGGTCAACGACGTTCCGCGACCGGCCGAGCTCGGCTTCCCGTTCGCCGACGTCGCCGCGGACGGTCCGGCCGTGCTCGGCAAACTCGCGGGCACCGGCGGGACGATCTCGCGAGCGACCGTGCGCGAGCAGCTGCTCTACGAGGTCACCGACCCGACCGGCTACATCACCCCGGACGTCGTGCTGGACTTCCGCGGCGTCACGGCCGAACCGGCCGGTCCGGACCGGGTGCGGGTCGCGGGCGCGCGCGGCCGGGAACGTCCGGACCGGCTCAAGGTCAGCGTCGGCTACCGCGCCGGGCACCGGGCCGAGGCCGAGATCAGCTACGCCGGTCCGAACGCGGCACGCCGCGCGCGGCTGGCGGCGGACGTGGTGACCGAGCGGTTGCGCGGCGCTGACCTGCGGATGCGCGCGGAGGTGCGTGGCGTCGGCGGTGTCGATGGCGGCGACGGAGCCGGCCGAGCCGGTGGTGCCGATGGAGCCGGCGGTGCCGCCGGGCCCGTGGAGGTGGACGGCGCCGCAGCCGACTGCCGCCTGCGGATCGCGGCGATGGCGCCGACCGCGGAGACCGCCGAGCTGGTCTGCCACGAGGTCGAAGCTCTCTACACCAACGGCCCGGCGGGCGGCGGCGGAGTGCGCACCTCGGTGCGCGAAGTGCTCGGCGTCGTCTCCGCGCTGCTGCCGCGGGACGTGGTGACGCCCGAGGTGACCGTGCTGGAGACCGGCGATGCTGCTGCATGAGATCGCGCACTGCCGAGCAGGCGACAAGGGCGACACCTCGACGCTGTCGCTGTTCCCGCGCGACGACCGCGACTACGACCGGTTGGTCCGGCAGATCACCGCCGAGCGGGTGCGCGCGCACCTGGCCGATCACGTGCGCGGCGAGGTCGTCCGCTACGAGTTGCCGCTGCTGTGCGGCTTGCAGTTCGTTTGCCACCAGGCTCTGGACGGCGGCGTGACCACCTCGCTGGCGCTGGACACCCACGGCAAGAGTCTCAGCTACCGACTGCTGGCCATGCCGCTGCCGGATTGAGACCGGCCCGCCGAACCGCCGCAGCAGGCGGCGGCATCCGGGTGAGCCGCCGCACGGCATCCCCAGATCACGAGCCCTACCTGCGATGACAGTCACCCGAGCGGCCTACCGAACGGGGTCGATCGAGTCCGTTGACCGGCCTAGACTCGGGGAGATAGTGAACTCGTTCACAAGCGGGTTCTCCGGCGTCGTGGTGGGGCGGCGCGGGCCGGGCGGCCGCCCGGCGAACGGGACTCCGGTCGAACCGGGCACCGGGCTCCGAGCAGCGCGGGCCCGCGGGACCGGGGCCGGGAGCCGGTCACCGCCCGGGCCGGGCCCCGCCGCGGCGCGCACCGAGCACGGCGATCAAGGAGTGTCATGACCAGCGCCCCCAGTCGACGCGGCCCGAACGACGACGCCGACGTCATCGTCGTCGGCGCCGGACCGGCCGGAGCGACCGCGGCGACGTACCTGGCCCGGTCGGGCCTGGACGTCCTGCTGCTGGAGAAGAGCGTCTTCCCCCGCGAGAAGGTCTGCGGCGACGGCATCACGCCGCGCGGCGTCAAGCAGCTCATCGACCTCGGGGTGGACACCCGCGAGGAGGCGGGCTGGCTGCACAACAGGGGACTTCGGGTCGTCGGCGGCGGTGTCACGCTCGAACTGGACTGGCCGGAGCTGGCGGAATTCCCGCCCTACGGTGTGGTCCGCCCGCGCAACGACTTCGACGACCTGCTCGCCCGCGGCGCCCAGCAAGCGGGTGCCCGCATGGTGCAGCAGACCAGCGTGACCGGGGCCGTGCGCAACGAGCGCACCGGCCGCGTCGAAGGCGTCACCGCCAAGTCCGGCCCCGAGAAGGTGCCGGTGACCTACCGCGCGCCGATCGTGGTCGGTTGCGACGGCGTCTCCGCCCGGCTCGCGCTGTCGATGGGCATCGAGAAGAGCGACCAGCGCCCGATGGGCGTGGCGGTGCGCCGCTACTACGACAGCCCGCGCACCAAGGACGACTTCATGGAGTCGCACCTGGAGCTGTGGGACCGCTCCGCGCCGGACGATCCGAAGCTGCTGCCCGGCTACGGCTGGATCTTCGGGATGGGCGACGGGACGGTGAACGTGGGGCTGGGCATCCTGTCCACCTCCAGCGCCTACGGCAAGACCGACTACCGCCAGCTGCTCAAGTCGTGGCTGGACGGCACCCCGGAGGAATGGGGTTTCCGGGACGAGAACGCCAACGGCCGGGTCGGCGGCGCGGCGCTGCCGATGGGCTTCAACCGCAAGCCGCACTACCGCGACGGGCTGCTGCTGGTCGGTGACGCGGGCGGGATGGTCAACCCGTTCAACGGCGAAGGAATCGCCTACGCCATGGAGTCGGCACGGCTGGCCGCCGAATGCGTGGCGCAGGCGTTCGCCCGTCCGGCGGGGCCGTCGCGGGAGCACGCGCTGCACCGGTACCCGGCCGCGGTTTCCGAAGCGATGGGCGGCTACTTCCGGATGGGCAACATCTTCAGCAAGTTGATAGGCAATCCGACCGTGATGCGGATGGCGACCAAGCACGGTCTGCCGCGCCGCACGTTGATGCGTTTCGTGTTGAAACTGCTGGCAAATCTCTACGACGGACGCGACGGCGACGCGATGGACCGTGTGATCAGCGCCACTACTCGGCTCACCCCTAGCGCCTGAGAGTCCGCGTCTGGTCAGATGGTCGCCAGACGGTGTGAGAACTCACAAAGTTAGGTTCGCCTCACTGCAAAACGGAAACGGGCGAGCGCATAGAGTGCGCAACCGACAACCGCAGACGTGACGTTCGTCGCGGCGGGGGCCGCAAGGAGGGCAGTGCCGTGGGTGGTTCGAGTGCTTCGGGTGTTCTCGACCCGTACATCCCGCTGGTGCTGATGTTCGCGCTGGCGCTGGGATTCGCCGTGTTCTCGGTCGCCATCGCCCCGATCGTCGGCCCCCGCCGCTACAACAAGGCCAAGCTCGACGCCTACGAGTGCGGGATCGAACCGTCGCCGCAGCCGGTGATGGGCGGCGGCCGGATGCCGGTCGCCTACTACCTCACGGCGATGCTGTTCATCCTGTTCGACATCGAGATGGTCTTCCTCTACCCGTTCGCGGTCTCCGCGGACTCCCTCGGCCTGTTCGGCGTGGTCGAGGTCGTGCTGTTCATCGCCACCGTCGGCTTCGCCTACGCCTACGTGTGGCGCCGAGGGGGACTCGACTGGAATTAGCGCCCGGCGCGGCCTCGGGCGAGCACTGACCGTTCTCAATGGCGAAGCGGAAGGAAGTGCCGAGATGGGCCTAGAGGAGCAGTTGCCCAACGGCATCCTGTTGGCCAACGTCGAAAAGCTCGTCAACTGGACCCGGAAGACGTCGATGTGGCCGGCGACCTTCGGGTTGGCCTGCTGCGCGATCGAGATGATGACGATCGGCGGGTCCCGCTACGACGTCGCGCGGTTCGGCATGGAGCGCTTCTCGGCCACCCCGCGGCAGGCCGATCTGATGATCGTCGCGGGCCGGGTGACCAACAAGATGGCCCCGGTGCTGCGGCAGATCTACGACCAGATGCCGGAGCCGCGCTGGGTGCTGGCGATGGGCGTGTGCGCCTCCACCGGCGGCATGTTCAACAACTACGCGGTCGTGCAGGGCGTGGACCACGTGGTGCCGGTGGACATGTACCTGCCGGGCTGCCCGCCGCGTCCGGAGATGCTGCTCGACGCGATCTTGAAGCTGCACGCCAAGGTCATGGACGAGCCGATCAACGCCAAGCGCGCCGCGATCCGCGCGGACAGCGGCGAGCGCACCGAACTCGTCGCCTCCTCCGAGCGCTACGCGCCGAAGAACCGCTCCCAGCGCAAGCGGGCCGAGCGCCAGCAGCGGGCGCAGCAGAAGGAAATGGGTTCCGAGGGGGCGCTGGCCGTCGAGACCGGCGCGCAGCGCGAACAAGTCGAGCGGCAGCTCGGGGCGGGCAGGTGAGCCATGACGGACTCGAAGCGGACCACACCCGACCCCGGCGAGAAGGGCTCCAGCGCGGAACGCCCCGGGCAGGGGCTGGAACCGGCCAGGGAAGGTGAAGGCGCCGCCGCGCACCGGCAGGGTCCGGTCGTGGCCGGACGCGCCCGCAAGGGCATGTTCGGCGTGCAGGGCAGCGGTGACACCTCCGGCTACGGCGGGCTGCAACTGCCCGCGCACGTCCCGCAGCAGGCGCAGCGGCCGTTCGGCGGATGGTTCGACGACGTCGCGGACGCGCTGCTGGATTCGTTGCGCGACAAGGGGATCGAGTCCGCGGTGCAGCAGACCACAGTGGACCGCGGGGAGATCACCTTCTACATCGACCGCGAGCACCTGGTGGAAACCTGCCGCTCGCTGCGCGACGACGAAGCCCTGCGGTTCGAGCTGTGCAGCTCGGTGTCCGGAGTGGACTACGGCCCGGACGTGCCGCAGCGGCTGCACTCGGTCTACCACCTCACGTCGATGACCTACCGCCGCCGCATCCGGCTGGAAGTGGCCGTGGACGTCGACGATCCGCACCTGCCCTCGGTCGTTTCCGTCTACCCGACCGCGGATTTCCAGGAGCGGGAAGCGTGGGACATGTTCGGCCTGATCTACGACGGGCACCCCGCACTGACCCGGATCCTGATGCCGGACGACTGGGACGGGCACCCGCAGCGTAAGGACTACCCGCTGGGCGGGATTCCCGTGGAGTACAAGGGCGGCGCCGAAATACCGCCGCCGGACCAGCGCCGGGCCTACACATGATCACCGGTAGGCAGCACGCGGAGAGGTGCTGAACATGACCACCGAACCACTGACCGATCCCACCACCGGTCCGACCGATCCCGCCGCGCCGCGGGAGACCACCGAGGGCCGGATCTACACCGTCACCGGCGGCGACTGGGACGAGTTCCTGGACGAGACGGCCGGTGACGAGCGCGTCGTCATCAACCTGGGACCGCAGCACCCGTCCACGCACGGCGTGCTGCGCCTGGTCCTGGAGCTGGAGGGCGAGACGGTCACCCAGGCCCGCTCGGTGATCGGCTACCTGCACACCGGGATCGAGAAGAACACCGAGTACCGCACCTGGACCCAGGGCGTCACGTTCGTGACGCGGATGGACTACCTGGCTCCGCTGTACAACGAGGCCGCGTACTGCCTCGGCGTGGAGAAGCTGCTGGAGATCGAGGCTCCGCCGCGGGCGCAGACGTTCCGGGTCATGCTCATGGAGCTGAACCGGATCTCCTCGCACCTGGTGTTCATGGCCACCGGCGCGATGGAGCTCGGTTCCACCACCGGCATGACCTTCGGCTTCCGCGACCGCGAGGAAGTGCTGCACCTGCTGGAGTTCCTCACCGGGCTGCGGATGAACCACGCCTTCATCCGGCCCGGCGGGGTCGCCCAGGACCTGCCGGAGGGCTACCGGGAGAAGGTGCTGGAGTTCATCAAGGTCATGGACTCCCGGCTGCCGGACTACCACAAGCTGTTCTCCGGCCAGCCGATCTGGAAGCAGCGCCTGCAGGACGTCGGCTACCTGCCGCTGGACGGCGCGCTGCAGCTCGGCGTGACCGGCCCGATGCTGCGTTCCGCGGGCATCGCGTGGGACCTGCGCAAGATCGAGCCGTACTGCGGCTACGAGGACTTCGAGTTCGAGGTGCCGACCAGCACCGACGGGGACTGCTTCGCGCGGTTCCAGCTGCGGCTGGAGGAGATCCACCAGTCGCTGAAGATCGTCCGGCAGTGCCTGGACAAGCTCGAGCCCGGCCCGGTCATGGTCGAGGACCCGAAGATCGCCTGGCCCGCGAAGCTGAGCATCGGACCGGACGGCATGGGCAACTCGCTGGAGCACGTCCGCAAGATCATGGGCCAGTCCATGGAGTCCCTGATCCACCACTTCAAGCTGGTCACCGAGGGCTTCGACGTGCCGCCGGGGCAGGTGTACTCGCCGGTGGAGTCGCCGCGCGGCGAGCTCGGCTACCACCTGGTCTCCGACGGCGGCACCCGGCCGATGCGGGTGCACGTGCGGGAACCGAGCTTCGTGAACCTCCAGGCGTTCCCGGCGATGTCCGAGGGCGGCCTGGTAGCGGACGTGATCGCGGCGGTCGCCTCGATCGATCCGGTGATGGGCGGGGTGGACCGATGACCGAGCAGTTCGATTTCACCACCACCGAGCACACGATCTCCCCGCCGCGGGAGCAGGTGTTCGGCGAGGACGTGCGCGCCGACGCGCGCAAGATCGTCGAGCGCTACCCGGAGTCGCGGTCGGCGCTGCTGCCGATGCTGCACCTGGTGCAGTCGGTGCAGGGCCACGTCAGCAACGACGGCATCGAGTTCTGCGCCGAGCAGCTCGCGCTGTCGGCCGCGGAGGTCAGCGCGGTCGCCACCTTCTACACGATGTACAAGCGCACGCCGTGCGGGCGGCACATCGTCAGCGTTTGCACGAACACGTTGTGCGCGGCGCTCGGCGGCGACGAGATCTACAAGGGACTCTCCGAGCACTTGGGCGTCGGGCACGACGAAACCGCGGGCACACCGGGCGAAGAGGGCTCGCTGACGTTGGAGCACGCGGAATGCCTCGCGGCCTGCGACCTCGCCCCGGTGCTGCAGGTCGATTACGAGTACTACGACAAGCAGCAGCCGGAATCCGCGCTGGAACTGGTGAAAGCGTTGCAGCGCGGGGAGAAGCCGGCGCCCACGCGCGGCGCCCCGCTGACCGACTTCCGCACCACCGAGCGCCAGCTCGCCGGGTTCTTCGACCGGCCGGGCGCTCGCCTCGGCGACACAGTGGACGGACCGTCGGCCGCGCCGGAGACGCTGCGCGGCGCCGGGATGGCCGAGCAGCGCGGATGGACCTCCCCCGCGATGCCGGACGACGCACCGATCCCGCCGCTGCCGGAGAAGGAGTGACCATGACCGACGCGAACTCCCGGCCGGACCCGCTGACCCCGGTGCTCACCAAGCGGTGGCTGTCGCCGGACTCGTGGAGCATCCGCACCTACGAGCGGCTGGAGGGCTACACCGCGCTGCGCAAGGCGCTGGCCGCGCAGCCGGACGAGCTGATCGAGCTGGTCAAGACCGCGGGCCTGCGCGGCCGCGGCGGTGCCGGGTTCCCGGCGGGCGTGAAGTGGGGATTCATGCCGAAGGAGCCGGTCAAACCGCACTACCTCGTGATCAACGCGGACGAGGGCGAACCGGGCACCTGCAAGGACATCCCGCTGATGATGGCCGATCCGCACTCGCTGATCGAGGGCTGCATCATCGCGAGCTACGCCATGCGCGCGCACCACTGCCTGATCTACGTGCGGGGCGAGGCGCTGCACTGCATCCGGCGGCTGAACAACGCGGTGCAGGAGGCGTACGAGGCGGGCTACCTGGGCAAGAACGTCCTCGGTTCCGGGTTCGACTGCGACATCGTCGTGCACGCGGGTGCGGGCGCCTACATCTGCGGTGAGGAGACCGCGCTGCTGGACTCGCTGGAAGGCAAGCGCGGCCAGCCGCGGCTCAAACCGCCGTTCCCGGCCGCGGCAGGGCTCTACGCCTGCCCGACGACGGTGAACAACGTCGAGACGATCGCCTCGGTGCCGTTCATCGTCAACGGCGGTTCGGACTGGTTCCGCACCATGGGGCGGGAGAAGTCGCCGGGGCCGAAGATCTTCTCGCTGTCCGGCCACGTCGAGCGGCCCGGCCAGTACGAGGCACCGCTGGGCACCACGCTGCGGGAGCTGCTGGAACTCGCCGGCGGGATGAAGGACGGGATTCCGCTGAAGTTCTGGACCCCGGGCGGTTCCTCGACACCGCTGTTCACCGCCGAGCACCTGGACGTGCCGCTGGACTTCGAGGGCGCGGCCGAGGCGGGATCGATGCTGGGCACCACGGCGCTGATGGTGTTCAACGAGACGGTTTCGGTGCCGTGGGCGGTCATGAAGTGGACCCAGTTCTACGAGCACGAGTCCTGCGGCAAGTGCACGCCCTGCCGCGAGGGCACGTTCTGGCTCGCGCAGGTGCTGGAGCGGATGGTCGGCGGCAACGGCACCGAAGAGGACATCGAGACGCTGCTCGACGTCTGCGACAACATCTTCGGCCGCTCGTTCTGCGCGCTCGGCGACGGCGCGGTCAGTCCGATCACCAGCGGCATCAAGTACTTCCGCGAGGAATTCCTCGCGCTGTGTCAGCAGAACCGGCCCGGCGCCGAACCGGGCGAGCCCGCACTGGCAGGAGCGGCCCGATGACGGTGGCACCCGAGCGAGAGAGCAAGCCGGTCCCGGAGGGGCACGTCCGGCTCACCATCGACGGCGTCGAGATCGACGCGCCGAAGGGCGAGCTGCTGATCCGCACCGCCGAGCGGATGGGCATCACGATCCCGCGCTTCTGCGACCACCCGCTGCTGGATCCCGCGGGCGCGTGCAGGCAGTGCCTGGTCGAGGTGGAGATGAACGGCCGGGCGATGCCCAAGCCGCAGGCCAGCTGCACCATCACCGTCGCCGACGGGATGGTCGTCAAGACGCAGCGCAGCTCGCCGGTGGCGGACAAGGCGCAGCAGGGCATGATGGAGCTGCTGCTGATCAACCACCCGCTGGACTGCCCGATCTGCGACAAGGGCGGCGAGTGCCCGTTGCAGAACCAGGCGCTCAAGCACGGGCGCGCGGAATCCCGCTTCCACGACACCAAGCGGACCTTCGCCAAGCCGGTGCCGATCTCGGCGCAGGTGCTGCTGGACCGCGAGCGTTGCGTGCTGTGCCAGCGCTGCACCCGCTTTTCCAAGCAGATCGCGGGTGATCCGTTCATCGAGCTGCTGGAGCGCGGGGCGGTGCAGCAGATCGGGATCGCCGAGCAGCAGCCGTTCCAGTCCTACTTCTCCGGCAACACCATCCAGATCTGCCCGGTGGGCGCGTTGACCAGTGCGGCCTACCGGTTCCGGTCCCGGCCGTTCGACCTGGTGTCCACGCCCGGTGTGTGCGAGCACTGCTCTTCGGGCTGCGCTACCCGCACGGACTGGCGGCGCGGCAAGGTGATGCGCCGGCTCGCGGGTGAGGACCCGGAGGTCAACGAGGAGTGGACCTGCGACAAGGGCCGGTTCGCGTTCCGCTACGCCACCGCCACCGACCGGTTCACGCGGCCGCAGGTGCGGGAGAACGGTGCGCTGCGACCGGCGTCGTGGACGGAGGCGTTGCGCACGGCCGCCGACGGGCTCATCGCCGCGCGCGACGAACACGGCGTCGGTGTGCTGCCGGGCGGGCGGCTGACCGTCGAGGACGCCTACGCCTACTCGAAGTTCGCGCGGATCGCGTTGCGCACCAACGACATCGACGCCCGTGCGCGGGCGCACTCGGACGAGGAGCTGGCGTTCCTGGAGTCCACTGTGGTCGGCATGGGGCCGGGCTCCGGCGCGGTGACCTACGCGGACCTGGAGGCCGCGCCCGCGGTGCTGTGCGTGGCCTTCGAGCCGGAGGAGGAATCGCCGATCGTGTTCCTGCGGCTGCGCAAAGCGGCTCGCAAGGGCAGCACGAAGGTCTTCCACCTCGGGCAGTGGAACTCGCCCGGGGTGGAGAAGACCACCCGGATCATGGGCGGTGGCGGGCCGATCGACGCCGGTGCGCTGCTGCCTTGCCCGCCCGGTGGGGAGGCCGCCGCGCTCGCCGCGCTTCCGTCCGAAGTGGACGAACTGCTGCGCGCGGACGGCGCGGTGCTCGCCGTCGGTGAGCGCGCCGCGCAGATTCCCGGGCTGTACTCCGAAATCGTGCGCACCGCCGCGCGCACCGGCGCCGGGATCGCCTGGATCCCGCGGCGTGCCGGGGAACGCGGCGCGGTCGAAGCGGGCGCGTTGCCGAACCTGCTGCCCGGCGGGCGCAGCGTCACCGACCTGAACTCCTGCGTGGAACTCGCCCGCGAGTGGGGACAGCCGAGCCTGCCCGGCATCCCCGGCCGGGACACCACCGGCATCCTCACCGCCGCCGCGCGCGGCGAACTGTCCGGGCTGCTGGTCGGCGGCGTCGACCCGGACGACCTGCCCGATCCGGAACTGGCCGCCCAAGCCCTGGCGCGCGCCGGGTTCGTGGTGAGCCTGGAACTGCGACCCAGCGGCGTCACCGAACACGCCGACGTGGTGCTGCCGATCGCGCCGAGCGTCGAGAAGTCCGGCAGCTACCTGAACTGGGAAGGCCGCCGCCGCGAGTTCGCCGTCACGATCGAAGGCAGCGGTGCGCTGCCGGACTGCCGCGTGCTGGACACCCTCGCGGTGGAGATGGACGCCGACCTGTTCACCCAGACCCCGGCGGCATCCCGCGCCGAGCTCGACCGGCTCGGGATCAGCGACCGGCCGCGGGCAGCACCACCGGAAGAACCGGTGCGGCCGGTGTCCCCGCCAGGACCGGGCCGTGCGCTGCTGGCGACCTGGCGGCTGCTGCTCGACGACGGGTCGCTGCAGGACGGGGAACCGAACCTCGCGGGCACCCGGCGCCGCC from Saccharopolyspora sp. SCSIO 74807 encodes:
- a CDS encoding acyclic terpene utilization AtuA family protein: MNRTTANRTTRIGSGAGFAGDRIEPAAALAEHAGLDDLVLECLAERTIALGQQRRLADPATGYDPMLRARLRRLLPVAARRGVRLVSNMGAANPPAAAEVARDLLREHGLTGRVAVLTGDDVLDRIDLSAPALEDGRPLGEHGEVVSANAYLGAEDLLPALRTGASVVLTGRVADPSLFLAPIAHRLGWDLRDPALAAAGTLTGHLLECAGQVTGGYFADPGVNDVPRPAELGFPFADVAADGPAVLGKLAGTGGTISRATVREQLLYEVTDPTGYITPDVVLDFRGVTAEPAGPDRVRVAGARGRERPDRLKVSVGYRAGHRAEAEISYAGPNAARRARLAADVVTERLRGADLRMRAEVRGVGGVDGGDGAGRAGGADGAGGAAGPVEVDGAAADCRLRIAAMAPTAETAELVCHEVEALYTNGPAGGGGVRTSVREVLGVVSALLPRDVVTPEVTVLETGDAAA
- a CDS encoding geranylgeranyl reductase family protein, with the translated sequence MTSAPSRRGPNDDADVIVVGAGPAGATAATYLARSGLDVLLLEKSVFPREKVCGDGITPRGVKQLIDLGVDTREEAGWLHNRGLRVVGGGVTLELDWPELAEFPPYGVVRPRNDFDDLLARGAQQAGARMVQQTSVTGAVRNERTGRVEGVTAKSGPEKVPVTYRAPIVVGCDGVSARLALSMGIEKSDQRPMGVAVRRYYDSPRTKDDFMESHLELWDRSAPDDPKLLPGYGWIFGMGDGTVNVGLGILSTSSAYGKTDYRQLLKSWLDGTPEEWGFRDENANGRVGGAALPMGFNRKPHYRDGLLLVGDAGGMVNPFNGEGIAYAMESARLAAECVAQAFARPAGPSREHALHRYPAAVSEAMGGYFRMGNIFSKLIGNPTVMRMATKHGLPRRTLMRFVLKLLANLYDGRDGDAMDRVISATTRLTPSA
- a CDS encoding NADH-quinone oxidoreductase subunit A, whose protein sequence is MGGSSASGVLDPYIPLVLMFALALGFAVFSVAIAPIVGPRRYNKAKLDAYECGIEPSPQPVMGGGRMPVAYYLTAMLFILFDIEMVFLYPFAVSADSLGLFGVVEVVLFIATVGFAYAYVWRRGGLDWN
- a CDS encoding NADH-quinone oxidoreductase subunit B family protein; translation: MGLEEQLPNGILLANVEKLVNWTRKTSMWPATFGLACCAIEMMTIGGSRYDVARFGMERFSATPRQADLMIVAGRVTNKMAPVLRQIYDQMPEPRWVLAMGVCASTGGMFNNYAVVQGVDHVVPVDMYLPGCPPRPEMLLDAILKLHAKVMDEPINAKRAAIRADSGERTELVASSERYAPKNRSQRKRAERQQRAQQKEMGSEGALAVETGAQREQVERQLGAGR
- a CDS encoding NADH-quinone oxidoreductase subunit C, which translates into the protein MTDSKRTTPDPGEKGSSAERPGQGLEPAREGEGAAAHRQGPVVAGRARKGMFGVQGSGDTSGYGGLQLPAHVPQQAQRPFGGWFDDVADALLDSLRDKGIESAVQQTTVDRGEITFYIDREHLVETCRSLRDDEALRFELCSSVSGVDYGPDVPQRLHSVYHLTSMTYRRRIRLEVAVDVDDPHLPSVVSVYPTADFQEREAWDMFGLIYDGHPALTRILMPDDWDGHPQRKDYPLGGIPVEYKGGAEIPPPDQRRAYT
- a CDS encoding NADH-quinone oxidoreductase subunit D; the encoded protein is MTTEPLTDPTTGPTDPAAPRETTEGRIYTVTGGDWDEFLDETAGDERVVINLGPQHPSTHGVLRLVLELEGETVTQARSVIGYLHTGIEKNTEYRTWTQGVTFVTRMDYLAPLYNEAAYCLGVEKLLEIEAPPRAQTFRVMLMELNRISSHLVFMATGAMELGSTTGMTFGFRDREEVLHLLEFLTGLRMNHAFIRPGGVAQDLPEGYREKVLEFIKVMDSRLPDYHKLFSGQPIWKQRLQDVGYLPLDGALQLGVTGPMLRSAGIAWDLRKIEPYCGYEDFEFEVPTSTDGDCFARFQLRLEEIHQSLKIVRQCLDKLEPGPVMVEDPKIAWPAKLSIGPDGMGNSLEHVRKIMGQSMESLIHHFKLVTEGFDVPPGQVYSPVESPRGELGYHLVSDGGTRPMRVHVREPSFVNLQAFPAMSEGGLVADVIAAVASIDPVMGGVDR
- the nuoE gene encoding NADH-quinone oxidoreductase subunit NuoE produces the protein MTEQFDFTTTEHTISPPREQVFGEDVRADARKIVERYPESRSALLPMLHLVQSVQGHVSNDGIEFCAEQLALSAAEVSAVATFYTMYKRTPCGRHIVSVCTNTLCAALGGDEIYKGLSEHLGVGHDETAGTPGEEGSLTLEHAECLAACDLAPVLQVDYEYYDKQQPESALELVKALQRGEKPAPTRGAPLTDFRTTERQLAGFFDRPGARLGDTVDGPSAAPETLRGAGMAEQRGWTSPAMPDDAPIPPLPEKE
- the nuoF gene encoding NADH-quinone oxidoreductase subunit NuoF, with the translated sequence MTDANSRPDPLTPVLTKRWLSPDSWSIRTYERLEGYTALRKALAAQPDELIELVKTAGLRGRGGAGFPAGVKWGFMPKEPVKPHYLVINADEGEPGTCKDIPLMMADPHSLIEGCIIASYAMRAHHCLIYVRGEALHCIRRLNNAVQEAYEAGYLGKNVLGSGFDCDIVVHAGAGAYICGEETALLDSLEGKRGQPRLKPPFPAAAGLYACPTTVNNVETIASVPFIVNGGSDWFRTMGREKSPGPKIFSLSGHVERPGQYEAPLGTTLRELLELAGGMKDGIPLKFWTPGGSSTPLFTAEHLDVPLDFEGAAEAGSMLGTTALMVFNETVSVPWAVMKWTQFYEHESCGKCTPCREGTFWLAQVLERMVGGNGTEEDIETLLDVCDNIFGRSFCALGDGAVSPITSGIKYFREEFLALCQQNRPGAEPGEPALAGAAR
- a CDS encoding NADH-quinone oxidoreductase subunit G; translation: MTVAPERESKPVPEGHVRLTIDGVEIDAPKGELLIRTAERMGITIPRFCDHPLLDPAGACRQCLVEVEMNGRAMPKPQASCTITVADGMVVKTQRSSPVADKAQQGMMELLLINHPLDCPICDKGGECPLQNQALKHGRAESRFHDTKRTFAKPVPISAQVLLDRERCVLCQRCTRFSKQIAGDPFIELLERGAVQQIGIAEQQPFQSYFSGNTIQICPVGALTSAAYRFRSRPFDLVSTPGVCEHCSSGCATRTDWRRGKVMRRLAGEDPEVNEEWTCDKGRFAFRYATATDRFTRPQVRENGALRPASWTEALRTAADGLIAARDEHGVGVLPGGRLTVEDAYAYSKFARIALRTNDIDARARAHSDEELAFLESTVVGMGPGSGAVTYADLEAAPAVLCVAFEPEEESPIVFLRLRKAARKGSTKVFHLGQWNSPGVEKTTRIMGGGGPIDAGALLPCPPGGEAAALAALPSEVDELLRADGAVLAVGERAAQIPGLYSEIVRTAARTGAGIAWIPRRAGERGAVEAGALPNLLPGGRSVTDLNSCVELAREWGQPSLPGIPGRDTTGILTAAARGELSGLLVGGVDPDDLPDPELAAQALARAGFVVSLELRPSGVTEHADVVLPIAPSVEKSGSYLNWEGRRREFAVTIEGSGALPDCRVLDTLAVEMDADLFTQTPAASRAELDRLGISDRPRAAPPEEPVRPVSPPGPGRALLATWRLLLDDGSLQDGEPNLAGTRRRPVAMLSPGTARRLGLGPRQQVEVRGDRGAISLEAEVTEMPDDVVWLPSESGPSKVNRALGVGHGAAVALAPAATFPAGGDSVAGHGINGANGHTGNGHTGQAPAGPDAEGSRS